TCCGGATGGGCAGGGGATTGCCGCACCTGAAACTGCCCTTCCCGGGCACGGAGCCGGAGGCGTTCATCGTCGTCTGCTCCATCGTTCCGGAGAATCCCGGCATCCTCATCGACCTGGGCATTTCGCTCCAGGCCATGACGCTGAAGGCCGTGGAGATGGGCCTGGGCGGCCTGATCATCCGCAATTTCGACCGGGAGCCGGTCCGCGAAGCCCTCGGCCTGCCCTACGAACCGGTCGCCGTCCTCGCCATCGGCAAGCCGGCGGAGAAAATCGAACTTGTCCCGGCCCATGCCGGCGACGACCTGGGCTACTACCGCCGCGAAGGCGTCCACTATGTCCCGAAACTGTCCCCCGAGGACCTGACCCTCTAATCAAATCCATGCAACAGCAGTTCTATCAATTCTCATTGATACTGACAGCCTTGATCAATTTCGGAATGGCATTCAAGCTGTTCCGGGGCACGTCGCGCTATGCCAAGTTTCCCATCTACCGGCGCGCGCGCCTGCTGACGGTCTTCTGGCTCGTCATCTTCGGCATCGGATACATCCTGCATGCCATCTTCCAGTTCCGATGGTACTGGCCCGCCGTCTCCACGGCGCTCACCACCACTTATTTCCATATCGGCGCCATCTGCTTCAGCTGGGGCTACACGCCCCTGCTCAACCAGCACTACCTGACCCGCAAGGTCGTCATCCGCGACGTCGCCATCTACATCCTGGGCCTGGCCGCCTACTGGACGGTGGCCCTGACATGGAAGGAGCAGCCGTTCTACACGACGCTGGCGACGGGCATCTTCTTCCTGTATGCCGCATACGGTACGCTCGTCTTCTACAAGACCTACAACCTCGTGAGCCTGCGGATGATCAAGATCTCCAACGGCAATATGGGCAGTTTCGTCCGCTGGCTGCAGCTCTGCTGCGACCTGATCATCCTCTTCGGCATCGGCAGCGTGGCCCTTACGGGCATATTCCCGCACGAAATCTGGC
This Bacteroidales bacterium WCE2004 DNA region includes the following protein-coding sequences:
- a CDS encoding Nitroreductase, translated to MADNYLEKRYEEVFGKAAGQKKAPQRPSLDTLLLHNRSYRGFDKGYVVHRRQLDAMIAVNVKVASSVNLQRLRFRPVVKGPEADQVNKYIRMGRGLPHLKLPFPGTEPEAFIVVCSIVPENPGILIDLGISLQAMTLKAVEMGLGGLIIRNFDREPVREALGLPYEPVAVLAIGKPAEKIELVPAHAGDDLGYYRREGVHYVPKLSPEDLTL